Proteins from a genomic interval of Arvicola amphibius chromosome 10, mArvAmp1.2, whole genome shotgun sequence:
- the LOC119824490 gene encoding keratin-associated protein 7-1, which yields MTRYFCCGNYFPGYPCYGTNFHGTYRATPLNCVVPLGSPLNHGCGTIYSSRNFCYGGFSNYQNPGCCYGSSFYRPWGSGSGFGYSTY from the coding sequence ATGACTCGCTATTTCTGCTGTGGAAACTACTTCCCAGGGTATCCTTGCTATGGAACCAACTTCCATGGGACCTACAGAGCCACTCCCCTGAACTGTGTTGTGCCTCTGGGTTCTCCCTTGAACCATGGCTGTGGAACCATCTATAGCTCCCGCAACTTCTGCTATGGTGGTTTTAGTAACTACCAAAATCCAGGCTGTTGCTATGGCAGCAGCTTCTACAGGCCAtggggctctggctctggcttcgGCTACAGCACCTATTGA